Proteins encoded within one genomic window of Triticum aestivum cultivar Chinese Spring chromosome 2D, IWGSC CS RefSeq v2.1, whole genome shotgun sequence:
- the LOC123056161 gene encoding uncharacterized protein has product MEEMVAFMNYRIIPSAPLNCSSTTTTKETPKDEEDKVLQSGIDGILQRLADMRRDMSKLKSELAPFRHKYPYEKVLTSSEEREKRLKFRQEYEKMDNKEKARREMEFDVSDFEGYCQGLTSLVEHFEFMTLVSPMHFTHCTPRQMPHHLATYGTTLQILSFKIANIDLDLKWPLLEWPLKVYGVVAARDNVDRRRNILFLRERGNFQEITQDKPFLSLTGPTRAILAKDPVNLEVQLKLKGPTEPEDRVLITKRCQYSGYHTDNGLYALTLKNCLCTTELSLQQLYRQSVQATFLRVGGFVKGSTTPFIHGGRVACSSPPDEVLVMDSQGIVTEVIDRPSTQVVLLNSHDCDGGNMPIGEEDGYLDLSRHVVSVELKPVRQYSEELEETLKVVIQAYSESGDIAAQAHVKLRPQYCGISQHICDLNGSQVEITIAWSAILRSNKVIP; this is encoded by the exons ATGGAAGAGATGGTCGCTTTTATGAATTACAGGATCATACCATCAGCCCCACTTAActgcagcagcaccaccaccaccaaggagaCGCCAAAAGATGAGGAAGACAAGGTGCTGCAGTCGGGGATCGACGGCATCTTACAGCGGCTAGCTGATATGCGGCGTGACATGTCCAAGCTCAAATCGGAACTGGCCCCTTTCCGGCACAAGTACCCTTATGAGAAGGTGCTGACTTCttcagaggagagggagaagaggctcAAGTTCAGGCAGGAGTATGAGAAGATGGATAATAAGGAGAAGGCAAGGAGGGAGATGGAGTTCGACGTGAGTGACTTCGAGGGCTACTGTCAAGGCTTGACATCTTTAGTTGAACACTTTGAATTCATGA CCCTAGTGAGCCCCATGCACTTTACACACTGCACGCCCAGACAGATGCCACACCATCTTGCTACCTACGGGACCACCTTGCAGATCTTGTCTTTCAAAATTGCCAACATCGATTTGGACCTGAAATGGCCACTCCTGGAATGGCCACTTAAAGTGTACGGCGTCGTCGCCGCACGAGACAATGTGGATCGTAGACGCAATATTCTCTTTTTGAGGGAAAGGGGGAACTTCCAAGAGATCACCCAAGAT AAACCCTTCTTGAGCTTGACTGGCCCAACTCGTGCAATTTTGGCTAAGGACCCTGTTAACCTCGAAGTCCAACTAAAACTTAAAGGCCCAACAGAGCCTGAAGACAGAGTGTTGATCACTAAACGATGCCAGTACAGTGGCTATCATACCGATAATGGTTTATACGCTCTTACCTTGAAGAACTGTCTTTGCACAACAGAGTTAAGCCTTCAACAACTATACCGTCAATCAGTCCAAGCAACTTTTTTGCGTGTTGGTGGCTTTGTTAAAGGCAGTACAACCCCTTTCATTCATGGAGGCCGAGTTGCTTGCTCCTCACCACCCGACGAAGTCCTAGTCATGGATAGCCAAGGCATAGTCACGGAAGTTATTGATCGTCCGTCAACCCAGGTTGTGTTGCTCAATTCTCATGACTGTGATGGTGGGAATATGCCAATTGGCGAAGAAGACGGATACCTTGATCTGTCAAGGCATGTAGTTTCCGTTGAACTAAAGCCTGTGAGGCAGTATTCCGAAGAATTGGAGGAAACCCTGAAAGTTGTCATACAAGCCTACTCAGAGTCTGGCGATATTGCCGCGCAAGCTCATGTCAAGCTCAGGCCTCAGTATTGTGGCATAAGTCAGCATATATGTGACCTCAACGGATCTCAGGTGGAGATTACCATTGCTTGGTCAGCTATTCTTCGAAGCAACAAGGTTATTCCGTGA